A window of the Cicer arietinum cultivar CDC Frontier isolate Library 1 chromosome 6, Cicar.CDCFrontier_v2.0, whole genome shotgun sequence genome harbors these coding sequences:
- the LOC101512229 gene encoding pyruvate kinase, cytosolic isozyme yields the protein MDTQMAEKKPKTKIVCTLGPASRSVPMVEKLLRAGMNVARFNFSHGSYDYHQETLDNLRTGMENTGILCAVMLDTKGPEIRTGFLKDGKPIQLKQGQEITISTDYSIKGDENMICMSYKKLAEDVKPGSVVLCSDGTISFKVLSCDIKAGLVRCRCENSAVLGERKNVNLPGVIVDLPTLTEKDKEDIMVWGVPNKIDMIALSFVRKGSDLVQVRKLLGNHAKNILLMSKVENQEGVANFDDILANSDAFMVARGDLGMEIPIEKIFLAQKVMIYKCNIQGKPVVTATQMLESMIKSPRPTRAEATDVANAVLDGTDCVMLSGETAAGAYPELAVQTMAKICVEAESTIDYGDVFKRIMEHSPVPMSPLESLASSAVKMANSAKAALILVLTRGGSTAKLVAKYRAGMPILSVVVPEIKTDTFDWSCSDEAPARHSLIFRGLIPVLSAGSARASHAETTEEALDFAIQYAKAKDLCKNGDSVVALHRVGVASVIKILTVK from the exons GGCATGAATGTCGCTCGTTTCAACTTCTCTCATGGCTCTTACGATTACCATCAGGAAACCCTCGATAATCTCAGAACCGGCATGGAGAATACCGGTATACTGTGCGCCGTTATGCTCGACACTAAG GGGCCGGAGATTCGAACCGGATTTCTCAAGGATGGAAAGCCTATCCAACTGAAACAAGGTCAGGAGATAACCATTTCAACTGACTACAGCATAAAGGGTGATGAGAATATGATCTGTATGAGCTACAAAAAGTTGGCCGAGGATGTGAAGCCTGGGAGTGTTGTACTCTGCTCAGATGGCACCATATCATTCAAAGTTTTATCATGTGACATAAAAGCAGGTTTGGTTCGATGCCGCTGTGAGAACTCTGCCGTTCTTGGCGAGAGAAAGAATGTTAATCTTCCTGGTGTCATAGTGGATCTCCCAACTTTGACTGAGAAAGACAAGGAAGATATCATGGTCTGGGGAGTTCCCAATAAAATTGACATGATTGCACTATCTTTTGTTCGAAAAGGTTCTGACCTGGTGCAAGTTCGGAAACTGCTTGGAAACCATGCTAAGAACATTCTTCTCATGTCAAAG GTTGAAAACCAAGAAGGGGTTGCAAACTTTGATGATATCCTTGCAAATTCAGATGCATTTATGGTGGCACGTGGTGACCTTGGAATGGAAATTCCGATAGAGAAGATATTTCTGGCACAGAAGGTGATGATTTATAAGTGCAATATCCAAGGAAAACCGGTCGTTACTGCAACCCAGATGTTGGAGTCAATGATCAAATCTCCCAGGCCAACCAGAGCTGAAGCTACTGATGTTGCCAATGCAGTTCTGGATGGGACAGACTGTGTCATGCTTAGTGGTGAAACTGCTGCTGGAGCTTATCCAGAACTTGCTGTTCAAACTATGGCTAAAATATGTGTTGAAGCTGAGAGCACCATTGACTATGGAGATGTGTTTAAAAGGATAATGGAGCACTCACCAGTACCCATGAGCCCATTGGAGAGTCTTGCTTCTTCTGCAGTTAAAATGGCCAACTCAGCTAAAGCAGCTCTCATATTGGTTTTAACTAGAGGAGGGAGTACTGCAAAATTAGTGGCTAAATACAGGGCAGGCATGCCAATTCTTTCTGTTGTCGTTCCCGAGATTAAGACCGATACCTTTGACTGGTCCTGTAGTGATGAGGCCCCTGCCAGACATAGCTTGATATTCCGAGGATTGATCCCAGTATTAAGTGCAGGTTCTGCAAGAGCCTCTCATGCAGAAACAACTGAAGAGGCACTAGACTTTGCCATTCAATATGCCAAAGCAAAGGATCTCTGCAAAAACGGAGATTCTGTGGTGGCTCTTCATCGTGTGGGCGTCGCATCAGTTATCAAAATCTTGACTGTGAAATGA